The Candidatus Zymogenaceae bacterium genome includes a window with the following:
- a CDS encoding DUF89 family protein — MKMAPACRTCILEQAVTAAKISGATDALLSRILTRSREILDTAGDGATAPEVAADIHRTIMELTGNPDPYRSRKRKSTKEALAVLPQIQEMVRKSPDPLRLSLLSAAAGNIIDFGVPSLVVSPWAILEEIDDLRFHHDDLPLLEEELRSARTILYLADNAGELVFDRLFFDYATAHLPARITLAVRGGPIINDATKKDALESKVDDHINLIDTGASVPGALLSRASDEFLEIFHESDVVISKGQGNFEVLEGVGRTLYFIFKAKCDVVSDYLKVPKGSLMLLQNRPGS; from the coding sequence ATGAAGATGGCACCCGCATGCAGAACCTGCATTCTCGAACAGGCGGTCACCGCCGCGAAGATATCCGGCGCCACAGACGCCCTCCTCTCACGCATCCTGACCCGATCACGTGAAATACTGGACACAGCAGGGGACGGCGCCACCGCCCCGGAAGTCGCCGCCGATATCCATCGGACGATTATGGAACTCACCGGGAATCCGGACCCGTACCGCTCACGAAAAAGAAAGAGCACGAAAGAGGCGCTGGCCGTTCTACCCCAAATTCAGGAGATGGTTCGAAAGAGCCCCGACCCCCTCAGGCTGTCTCTCCTGTCCGCAGCGGCGGGAAACATCATCGATTTCGGCGTTCCCTCGCTTGTCGTCTCTCCCTGGGCGATTCTCGAAGAGATCGACGATCTCAGGTTTCATCACGACGACCTCCCGCTGCTGGAAGAAGAGCTCCGGTCCGCCCGAACGATACTCTACCTCGCGGACAACGCCGGCGAGCTGGTCTTCGACCGACTCTTTTTCGACTACGCCACAGCCCACCTCCCCGCCCGGATCACCCTCGCCGTGCGTGGCGGCCCCATCATCAACGACGCGACCAAAAAGGACGCCCTGGAATCAAAGGTCGACGATCACATCAACCTGATCGATACCGGCGCCTCTGTTCCGGGGGCGCTTCTCAGTCGTGCGTCCGATGAGTTTTTGGAGATATTTCACGAAAGCGATGTGGTTATTTCCAAGGGTCAGGGTAATTTCGAGGTGCTGGAGGGCGTGGGGCGTACCCTCTATTTCATCTTCAAAGCAAAGTGTGACGTTGTTTCCGATTATCTGAAGGTCCCCAAAGGCTCGTTGATGCTGTTACAAAACCGGCCGGGGTCCTGA
- a CDS encoding nicotinate phosphoribosyltransferase has protein sequence MFHILSDADIKEGAVTDIYFVRTKEILSGLGITRNVVAETYIRKLPEGWPWAVFCGLEEVLTLLSGHDVTVRSLPEGTIFRAGEPVLEIEGEYTDFGIHETAILGCLCQASGIATKAARCRVAAGEKPLISFGARRMHPAIAPMIDRSAFIGGCDGVSSVASAKQLGEEPIGTMPHALILILGNTVEAAQTFDRFIEKEVNRIVLIDTFNDEKFEAVNVAEALGDRLFGVRLDTPGSRRGDFVEILKEVRWELNLKGHSHVKLLTSGGLNEYSIQELLPFCDAFGVGTSISSAVTVDFSFDIVEIEGESVGKRGKKSGRKDLFRCNGCGSSLVTAYGEKPKRCTCGGTYMPMLKTYKPARDLTNLPTPREIRTRVLEQLKHFTPDDLTA, from the coding sequence ATGTTTCATATTCTGTCCGATGCGGACATAAAGGAAGGGGCGGTCACCGATATCTACTTTGTCAGAACGAAGGAGATACTTTCGGGCCTCGGCATCACCAGAAACGTCGTCGCCGAGACCTATATCAGAAAGTTGCCGGAAGGGTGGCCCTGGGCGGTCTTCTGCGGCCTGGAGGAGGTCCTGACTCTGCTTTCCGGTCATGACGTGACGGTGAGGAGTTTGCCCGAGGGAACGATCTTCCGCGCCGGGGAGCCGGTTCTGGAAATAGAGGGCGAATATACCGACTTCGGCATCCACGAAACGGCGATACTGGGATGCCTGTGCCAGGCATCCGGAATCGCCACCAAGGCCGCCCGGTGCCGCGTCGCCGCGGGCGAGAAACCCCTCATATCCTTCGGCGCGCGGAGGATGCACCCGGCCATCGCCCCGATGATCGACCGTTCGGCCTTCATCGGGGGGTGCGACGGCGTCAGCTCCGTCGCCAGCGCCAAACAGCTCGGCGAGGAGCCCATAGGCACCATGCCCCACGCCCTGATATTGATCCTGGGCAATACGGTTGAGGCGGCACAGACCTTTGACCGATTCATCGAGAAGGAGGTCAACCGCATCGTCCTCATCGACACCTTCAACGACGAGAAATTCGAGGCCGTCAACGTGGCGGAGGCCCTGGGCGATCGACTCTTCGGCGTCCGGCTGGACACTCCCGGCTCCCGCCGGGGCGATTTTGTGGAAATCCTCAAGGAGGTGCGCTGGGAACTGAACCTGAAGGGACACTCCCATGTCAAGCTCCTCACCAGCGGCGGCCTGAACGAATACTCCATCCAGGAACTCCTCCCCTTCTGCGACGCCTTCGGCGTGGGGACCTCTATCTCGAGTGCGGTAACCGTGGATTTTTCCTTCGATATCGTCGAGATAGAGGGAGAATCCGTGGGGAAACGGGGCAAAAAATCCGGCAGGAAGGATCTCTTTCGCTGCAACGGATGCGGGTCATCCCTGGTAACGGCGTACGGGGAAAAGCCGAAACGCTGCACATGCGGCGGCACATACATGCCGATGTTGAAAACCTATAAGCCCGCACGAGACCTCACAAACCTTCCGACACCCCGGGAGATACGGACTCGGGTCCTGGAGCAGCTCAAGCACTTCACGCCCGACGACCTGACCGCCTGA
- a CDS encoding glycerol-3-phosphate dehydrogenase/oxidase: protein MKRNLPGMTKREYDLIVVGAGITGASVAWDASLRGISVALVDKDDFSNATSAATSKLIHGGLRYLKNFEIGLVRESLSERRILEIITPQFVYPFPFVLPLYGHGIDGRLPIQAALTVYDLLAYDKSDLEDMDKRIDNHKILSTEDMLHLFPGIHEENLSGGALYYDCQMHTPERHVLEFIMSSADYRADVANYAEVVDFLKDGRRVAGVKVKDFQDGSVYEIRGKVTTNVTGPWGDITLGMLHDKAVDHKLIRSKGIHLVTRQITKDYAIVLRTKTGRHFFIIPWKGYSLIGTTDRVYEGSPDNFKVSEDDIMGLVEDTNDNFPGAKLTREDVLYFYGGLRPIVEKDTDVDVYDASRKYEIYDHTKDDDIDGFITVIGGKYTTSRNLARQVVDMVYNKIGKPSPECQTDTTHTYGGATGPFRRYVEKELAKHSPEYSKDIVENLILMYGTEHGRVMSLAEKNPALKERIAEGAPDILAQVAYAVKEEMALHMDDVLFRRTNAGYFGLLSEASLKRVADLMGESLGWTEEDKKREIDWVKTYYVPIKKDGDIPPKKTVVVD from the coding sequence ATGAAACGTAACCTTCCCGGAATGACGAAAAGAGAATACGACCTGATTGTCGTGGGGGCCGGCATTACCGGCGCATCGGTTGCCTGGGATGCCAGCCTGAGGGGTATCTCCGTCGCACTGGTCGACAAAGACGACTTCTCCAATGCCACCAGTGCGGCGACGTCGAAGCTCATTCACGGAGGACTTCGATACCTGAAAAACTTTGAGATCGGTCTCGTGCGGGAGTCTCTGAGCGAAAGACGCATCCTGGAGATAATCACTCCTCAGTTCGTCTATCCTTTCCCCTTTGTCCTGCCACTCTACGGACACGGTATTGACGGGAGGCTCCCCATTCAGGCCGCCCTGACGGTGTATGACCTTCTGGCCTACGATAAATCCGACCTGGAGGATATGGACAAACGGATCGACAACCACAAGATTCTCTCCACAGAGGATATGCTTCATTTGTTTCCGGGAATTCACGAAGAGAACCTGAGCGGCGGCGCCCTGTATTACGATTGCCAGATGCACACCCCGGAGCGTCACGTGCTCGAGTTCATCATGTCCTCAGCGGACTACCGGGCGGACGTGGCGAATTATGCAGAGGTGGTTGATTTTTTGAAGGACGGCCGCCGAGTGGCCGGCGTGAAGGTGAAAGACTTTCAGGACGGATCGGTGTATGAGATACGGGGAAAGGTCACCACCAACGTGACTGGGCCCTGGGGGGACATCACGCTGGGGATGCTCCACGATAAGGCGGTGGACCACAAGCTGATTCGATCGAAGGGAATTCACCTGGTTACCCGGCAGATCACAAAGGATTATGCTATCGTTCTGAGGACGAAGACGGGTCGGCATTTCTTCATCATCCCGTGGAAGGGATACTCCCTCATCGGCACCACCGACCGGGTGTACGAGGGAAGCCCCGACAATTTTAAGGTATCCGAAGACGACATCATGGGACTGGTGGAGGATACCAACGATAATTTCCCCGGGGCGAAGCTCACAAGGGAAGATGTGCTCTATTTTTACGGGGGACTTCGGCCCATCGTGGAAAAGGACACCGATGTGGACGTGTACGACGCGTCCAGAAAATATGAGATCTACGATCACACGAAGGACGACGATATCGACGGGTTCATCACCGTGATCGGGGGGAAGTATACCACGTCCCGGAACTTGGCACGGCAGGTGGTGGATATGGTCTACAATAAAATTGGAAAACCCTCTCCGGAATGTCAGACCGACACGACACACACATACGGCGGGGCAACCGGCCCCTTTCGGCGATATGTGGAAAAGGAGCTGGCAAAACACTCGCCCGAGTATTCGAAAGACATCGTCGAGAACCTGATCCTCATGTACGGCACCGAGCATGGGCGGGTCATGTCGCTGGCCGAGAAGAACCCGGCCCTGAAGGAGCGAATCGCAGAGGGCGCTCCGGACATCCTTGCCCAGGTGGCCTATGCCGTGAAAGAAGAGATGGCCCTCCATATGGACGACGTGTTGTTTCGCCGAACCAACGCGGGATATTTCGGGCTGCTGTCGGAGGCGTCCCTCAAGAGGGTCGCGGACCTGATGGGGGAGAGCCTGGGGTGGACGGAAGAGGACAAGAAGCGGGAGATCGATTGGGTGAAAACCTATTATGTGCCGATTAAAAAGGACGGGGACATTCCTCCCAAAAAAACGGTGGTCGTCGATTGA
- a CDS encoding 4Fe-4S binding protein — translation MAYKITDDCIMCGSCEPECPVEAISEGDDKYVIDASICTECGSCADVCPVDACVPIEEK, via the coding sequence ATGGCATACAAAATAACCGACGATTGCATTATGTGTGGTTCCTGTGAACCGGAATGCCCCGTTGAGGCCATCAGCGAAGGCGACGACAAATACGTTATCGACGCAAGTATCTGCACCGAATGCGGATCGTGCGCCGACGTGTGCCCCGTCGACGCCTGTGTGCCCATTGAAGAGAAATAA
- the eno gene encoding phosphopyruvate hydratase, protein MTTITDIYAREILDSRGNPTLEVDVVLESGVLGRASVPSGASTGEHEAVELRDGDKKRYLGKGVLTARDNVTNIIAPEIIGFDATDQILIDETMIALDGTENKSKLGANAVMGVSVAVAKASAEELALPLYQYLGGVSARLLPVPMLNILNGGQHADNNVDIQEFMILPHGADSFAQSIRMGAEVFHSLKSVLKDKGYNTAVGDEGGFAPNLTSNREALDLIVTAIERAGYKPGDEVSITLDAAASSFFKDGSYVLEAEGKTLDSSSLIDYYETLIGAYPIISIEDGLDENDWDGFVEMTKRLGDRIQIVGDDLFVTNTKRLKRGIEMKASNSILIKVNQIGSLTETFAAMEMARAAGFTSVVSHRSGETEDTTIADLTVAANTGLIKTGSASRTDRVSKYNQLLRIEETLGASAQFIGKDVFFNLK, encoded by the coding sequence ATGACGACGATAACAGATATATACGCAAGAGAGATTTTGGACTCCCGGGGAAATCCGACGTTGGAAGTGGACGTGGTCCTGGAATCGGGAGTACTGGGTCGGGCGTCTGTCCCCTCCGGCGCCTCTACCGGTGAGCACGAAGCCGTGGAGCTGAGAGACGGCGACAAGAAACGCTACCTCGGCAAGGGTGTGCTCACTGCTCGAGACAACGTCACCAACATCATCGCACCGGAGATTATCGGTTTTGACGCCACCGATCAGATACTGATCGACGAGACCATGATCGCCCTGGACGGCACGGAGAACAAATCAAAGTTGGGGGCAAACGCCGTCATGGGGGTTTCCGTGGCTGTGGCCAAGGCATCCGCCGAGGAGCTGGCGCTGCCGCTCTATCAATACCTGGGCGGCGTGAGCGCCAGGCTTCTGCCGGTGCCGATGTTGAACATCTTAAACGGCGGACAGCATGCCGACAACAACGTGGATATCCAGGAGTTCATGATCCTTCCTCACGGTGCCGATTCCTTTGCACAATCCATACGCATGGGTGCGGAGGTCTTTCACAGCCTCAAGTCGGTTCTCAAAGACAAGGGCTACAACACCGCAGTGGGAGACGAGGGCGGCTTCGCCCCGAACCTCACCTCCAACCGCGAGGCACTGGATCTTATCGTGACCGCCATCGAGCGGGCGGGATACAAACCGGGAGACGAGGTCTCCATCACCCTGGACGCCGCCGCCAGCTCGTTTTTCAAAGACGGCTCGTATGTTCTGGAGGCGGAGGGGAAGACCCTCGACTCCTCATCCCTCATAGACTACTACGAAACGCTGATCGGCGCCTATCCGATCATCTCCATCGAGGACGGGCTCGATGAAAACGACTGGGACGGATTCGTGGAGATGACAAAACGCCTGGGAGACAGAATTCAGATCGTCGGCGATGACCTCTTCGTAACCAATACCAAACGTTTGAAAAGGGGCATCGAGATGAAGGCGTCCAATTCGATTCTCATCAAGGTCAACCAGATCGGCAGCCTGACGGAGACCTTCGCCGCCATGGAAATGGCCCGTGCGGCCGGATTCACCAGCGTCGTATCCCACAGGTCCGGAGAAACCGAGGACACCACCATCGCAGATCTCACGGTGGCCGCAAACACCGGCCTGATTAAGACCGGCTCGGCGTCCCGGACCGATCGTGTCTCAAAATACAACCAGCTTCTTCGTATCGAGGAGACCCTGGGCGCCTCGGCGCAGTTTATCGGCAAAGATGTCTTCTTCAACTTGAAATAG
- a CDS encoding acyl-CoA thioesterase: MTETHDLTQFKFKASTKVRMSHTDIAGIANNIYFFSYIEIGRFDYFTNIGMSYTDLTKFGAASALVDASCRFFSPLYFDDVIDVYTRVNRLGRSSFEMDYLIVVPERDVVSARGKTVTVFFDPKTSKSIPMPEDFRRAIVDFEGEQNIEMKK, from the coding sequence ATGACTGAAACACACGACCTGACACAATTCAAATTCAAGGCATCGACCAAGGTCAGGATGTCTCATACGGACATCGCCGGAATCGCGAACAACATTTACTTTTTCAGCTATATAGAAATCGGGAGATTCGACTATTTCACGAATATCGGCATGAGCTACACCGATCTTACGAAGTTCGGTGCCGCATCCGCCCTGGTGGACGCATCATGCCGATTTTTCTCCCCCCTTTACTTCGACGACGTCATCGACGTCTACACCCGGGTAAACCGCCTGGGCCGCTCAAGCTTCGAGATGGATTACCTGATCGTCGTACCCGAGAGAGACGTGGTGTCCGCCCGGGGGAAAACCGTTACCGTATTCTTCGACCCGAAGACGAGCAAATCAATTCCAATGCCCGAAGACTTCAGACGGGCGATCGTCGATTTCGAGGGAGAACAAAACATCGAGATGAAAAAGTAA
- a CDS encoding pyridoxal phosphate-dependent aminotransferase, whose translation MKADRTDKINPFIVMDVLERCKELERTGVEVIHLEVGEPDFETPSVINEAGMDALREGKTQYTHSLGILELREAIADDYRKRYGVDVSPDQIIITSGTSPAMLLTFSALLNPGEKVILSDPGYACYPNFINFVDGIPDFVAVNEDEGFQFDPERVADRIDTKTKAILINSPSNPTGNLLSPDRMKRLAQLSPFIISDEIYHGLVYGEKEHSIFEFTDRAFVLNGFSKRYAMTGWRLGYVIAPREFIRPMQKMQQNFFISAGDFVQWAGVAALTRAEDDVIRMRDTYNERRTYIIPKLREMGFGITTDPQGAFYVLANAKRFSEDSYKFAFEILEGSHVGVTPGIDFGKNAEGYIRFCYANSLENIVLAMDRLRSFLDTYPAG comes from the coding sequence ATGAAGGCAGACCGTACCGACAAAATCAATCCCTTCATCGTCATGGACGTCTTGGAACGCTGCAAGGAACTTGAGCGAACAGGCGTCGAGGTCATACACCTGGAGGTGGGGGAGCCGGACTTCGAAACGCCGTCCGTCATCAATGAGGCCGGCATGGACGCCCTGCGGGAGGGGAAGACCCAATATACCCACAGCCTGGGAATCCTGGAGCTGAGGGAGGCGATCGCGGACGACTACCGGAAGAGATACGGGGTGGACGTCTCACCGGATCAGATTATCATCACCAGCGGCACCTCTCCCGCCATGCTCCTTACCTTCTCGGCACTTCTGAATCCGGGGGAAAAGGTCATCCTTTCGGATCCCGGCTACGCGTGTTATCCCAATTTCATTAATTTCGTGGACGGTATCCCGGATTTCGTCGCCGTCAACGAAGATGAGGGATTCCAGTTCGACCCCGAGCGGGTGGCTGATCGGATCGACACGAAGACCAAGGCCATCCTCATCAATTCCCCCTCGAACCCCACCGGGAACCTCCTGTCTCCCGATCGGATGAAGCGACTGGCACAGCTTTCTCCGTTTATCATTTCCGATGAAATATATCACGGGCTGGTGTACGGGGAGAAGGAGCATTCCATTTTTGAGTTCACCGACCGCGCCTTCGTCCTCAACGGCTTTTCAAAGCGGTACGCCATGACCGGATGGCGTCTGGGATACGTCATCGCACCGCGGGAATTCATCCGCCCCATGCAGAAGATGCAGCAGAATTTCTTTATATCGGCGGGAGATTTCGTCCAGTGGGCGGGGGTCGCCGCCCTGACCCGGGCGGAAGACGACGTGATCAGGATGAGAGACACCTACAACGAACGCCGCACATATATCATCCCCAAGCTCAGGGAGATGGGATTCGGCATCACGACCGACCCCCAGGGCGCGTTCTACGTCCTGGCGAACGCGAAGCGCTTTTCGGAGGATTCATATAAATTCGCCTTCGAGATCCTCGAGGGGTCGCATGTGGGGGTGACCCCCGGCATAGACTTCGGGAAAAACGCCGAAGGATACATCCGCTTTTGCTACGCGAATTCCCTGGAAAACATCGTTCTCGCCATGGACCGCCTCCGGTCGTTTCTGGACACCTACCCCGCCGGCTGA
- a CDS encoding Gx transporter family protein, producing MISLLAGIAVVIYIVESMIPTPSPWLRYGFSHIISLFTLVFYGVWVTYGIFFVRSVLGALLVGKLFSPTFIIGISGGCVAIAVMVVIVYGLRGRGLGLVGISVCGAWINSLVQVVVAFLIFIQHPEIFMILPVFLLFAVITGMVNGIAVVSLNRYGQRALGLENRFFPVEDSGGAQPAG from the coding sequence ATGATCTCACTGTTGGCCGGGATCGCCGTCGTCATCTACATCGTCGAATCGATGATCCCCACCCCCTCGCCCTGGCTGCGTTACGGCTTCTCTCACATCATCTCGTTGTTTACCCTTGTCTTTTACGGCGTCTGGGTTACATACGGGATCTTCTTTGTCCGTTCCGTGTTGGGTGCGCTGCTCGTGGGAAAGCTCTTCTCTCCCACGTTCATCATCGGCATCTCCGGCGGGTGCGTGGCCATCGCCGTCATGGTCGTGATCGTCTATGGGCTAAGGGGACGGGGTCTGGGGCTTGTGGGGATCAGCGTGTGCGGCGCGTGGATAAACAGCCTGGTGCAGGTCGTTGTGGCGTTTTTGATCTTCATCCAACACCCGGAGATCTTCATGATTCTGCCGGTGTTTCTTCTATTCGCGGTGATAACCGGAATGGTAAACGGCATCGCCGTCGTTTCCCTGAATCGATACGGACAGCGGGCGCTCGGGCTCGAAAACCGGTTCTTCCCGGTGGAGGATTCCGGAGGCGCTCAGCCGGCGGGGTAG
- a CDS encoding NusG domain II-containing protein, whose protein sequence is MFTRADKIVIVVLVLLSLASYPIIKLYGTGGGAMLEIESMGASYAVVEMNQRKTVTVPGALGDSVIEIDENGARFIETAGDDTSCIEQGYITDAGEMAVCVPNRVLIRVVVKSDIDTDFISR, encoded by the coding sequence ATGTTCACCCGGGCGGACAAAATAGTCATCGTGGTGCTGGTGCTCCTTTCACTGGCCTCGTATCCAATTATCAAGCTGTACGGCACGGGCGGCGGTGCGATGCTGGAGATCGAATCGATGGGAGCATCCTATGCCGTCGTGGAGATGAACCAGCGAAAGACGGTGACGGTCCCCGGAGCTCTGGGGGATTCGGTCATCGAGATAGACGAAAACGGCGCCCGATTCATCGAGACCGCCGGAGACGATACAAGCTGCATCGAGCAGGGATACATCACGGACGCAGGGGAGATGGCGGTCTGTGTTCCGAATCGAGTGCTGATTCGGGTTGTCGTAAAAAGCGATATTGACACCGATTTTATTTCAAGGTAG
- a CDS encoding FAD:protein FMN transferase yields MRNRKILIPALISILCILLLFLYYENNRIRSSGDVRLMLGTVVEITVLGKDEDVLERAVDAAFDRMGEIEMVADRYTGESEISRMNRTAADGQVDVSDEMIEMLRVSETLAAETEGAFDVTIAPLSDLWGFTGEPRLPAPEEIEALLSVVCHDCVVVDYDKKTVYYSNPDVAVDLGGIAKGYAVDEAVKVLESLDVVSGVINAGGDMAVIGKKGDDPWRIGIQHPRDSQELIAVLDIVDRSVVTSGDYERFFFSDDVRYHHIIDPHTGYPARMTMSITVVAENTAVADALATAYFVMGPKKALDAAEHTDGVDVLIVDADGNMTHSDGLSSILTLMR; encoded by the coding sequence GTGCGAAACCGAAAGATCCTCATCCCGGCTCTCATATCCATTCTTTGTATCTTACTCCTCTTTCTCTATTACGAAAATAACAGGATCAGGAGTTCAGGCGACGTTCGTCTGATGCTGGGCACTGTGGTGGAGATCACCGTCCTGGGGAAGGATGAAGACGTTTTGGAGAGGGCCGTGGACGCCGCGTTCGACCGGATGGGCGAGATAGAGATGGTGGCCGATCGATACACCGGAGAGAGCGAAATCTCACGGATGAACCGAACCGCCGCCGACGGACAGGTAGATGTTTCGGACGAGATGATCGAGATGCTCCGTGTGTCCGAAACCCTGGCGGCGGAGACGGAAGGGGCGTTTGACGTCACCATCGCTCCGCTTTCAGACTTATGGGGATTTACCGGCGAGCCGCGTCTGCCCGCACCGGAGGAGATCGAAGCGCTGCTTTCCGTGGTCTGTCACGATTGTGTCGTCGTGGATTATGATAAAAAAACGGTGTATTACAGCAATCCCGACGTCGCCGTCGACCTGGGGGGCATCGCCAAGGGGTACGCCGTGGACGAGGCGGTGAAGGTACTTGAGTCGTTGGACGTTGTGAGCGGAGTAATAAACGCCGGCGGGGATATGGCGGTTATCGGGAAAAAAGGGGACGATCCGTGGCGCATCGGCATTCAGCACCCCAGGGACTCTCAGGAGTTGATCGCGGTCCTCGATATCGTTGACAGAAGCGTGGTGACCTCCGGGGATTATGAGCGGTTTTTCTTTTCGGACGACGTCAGATATCATCATATCATCGATCCGCATACCGGGTATCCCGCGCGCATGACCATGTCGATTACGGTCGTCGCCGAGAATACCGCCGTCGCCGACGCCCTCGCAACGGCATACTTCGTGATGGGGCCGAAGAAGGCGCTGGACGCCGCAGAACACACCGACGGCGTCGATGTGTTGATTGTGGATGCCGACGGCAACATGACGCATTCCGACGGCCTTTCATCCATCCTCACATTGATGCGGTAA
- a CDS encoding TraR/DksA family transcriptional regulator, whose product MPEEIKELLVKMRRELIGEIKEKTRSESEADRKDDVGDIYDLATNERDRELNLLMSDREREKLNEINDALVKIDEGTYGICEECGTDIPKKRLIIMPFARLCVNCKSEMEKTESVERDFKQEREYRKLAFTATEDEEN is encoded by the coding sequence ATGCCAGAGGAGATCAAGGAACTTCTTGTGAAGATGCGAAGGGAGTTGATCGGAGAAATCAAGGAGAAGACCAGATCGGAATCCGAGGCGGATCGCAAGGACGATGTGGGTGATATCTATGATCTTGCGACGAATGAACGGGATCGGGAATTGAATCTCCTGATGTCGGATCGAGAGCGCGAAAAACTGAATGAAATCAACGACGCCCTTGTGAAAATCGACGAGGGGACGTATGGAATCTGTGAAGAATGCGGCACGGACATCCCGAAAAAGCGATTGATAATAATGCCCTTTGCCCGCCTCTGCGTAAACTGCAAGTCCGAGATGGAAAAGACAGAGAGTGTGGAGCGGGATTTCAAGCAGGAGCGGGAGTACCGGAAGCTTGCGTTTACCGCCACAGAGGATGAAGAGAATTAA
- the rimO gene encoding 30S ribosomal protein S12 methylthiotransferase RimO, which translates to MKTYWLLALGCDKNIIDAEVMAHYLISSGYVPVDDPDGADVLIVHTCGFITPAIEESIDAILGAAEHKGPSTKLVVSGCLAQRYGRELADEIEEIDLLVGVGRHGEITGLIESTDRIAVSAPEAGVYDSTRRIPSTPPYYAFVKVSEGCDNRCAYCTIPDIRGRHISRRPEDIVREIQFLEEGGLFELNLIAQDLAAYGRDLPDGSGLPGLLRTIMDETTVPWIRLLYLHPASIRDELITLMATSERLIDYLDMPIQHISDRILSSMGRKLDRAGHHDLIQRLRKAMPDLILRTTVMVGYPGEGESEFTELLDYIEEVRFDRLGAFVYSPEPETRAGKLGPMVPEEEGQRRFDILMETQRKISRSHLSGYIGKELSVLVCGAYADPPDLYVGRFFGQAPDIDGQVLFTGEGCELGDLVRVRITDSDDYDLTGIVVEDTLDI; encoded by the coding sequence ATGAAAACGTACTGGCTTCTCGCCCTGGGATGCGATAAGAACATCATCGATGCGGAGGTGATGGCGCATTACCTGATCTCGTCCGGGTATGTCCCGGTTGATGATCCGGACGGGGCGGATGTATTGATCGTTCATACCTGCGGGTTTATCACGCCGGCGATCGAGGAGTCGATCGACGCCATTTTGGGGGCCGCAGAACACAAAGGTCCCTCCACGAAGCTGGTGGTGTCCGGCTGCCTGGCGCAGCGATACGGCCGGGAATTGGCCGACGAAATAGAGGAAATCGATCTTCTGGTGGGGGTCGGGAGGCACGGCGAGATTACAGGCCTCATCGAATCGACGGACAGAATCGCCGTTTCCGCCCCTGAAGCGGGTGTGTACGACAGCACCCGGCGTATTCCCTCCACCCCTCCCTATTACGCCTTCGTGAAGGTGTCCGAAGGGTGCGACAATCGATGCGCTTACTGCACCATCCCTGATATCCGGGGCAGACATATCAGCAGGAGACCTGAGGATATCGTCAGGGAGATACAATTTCTGGAGGAGGGCGGATTGTTCGAGCTCAATCTCATCGCCCAGGATTTGGCGGCGTACGGGAGGGACCTTCCGGACGGATCGGGCTTGCCGGGACTCCTCCGTACGATAATGGACGAGACCACTGTACCGTGGATTCGGCTCCTGTATCTCCATCCTGCTTCGATACGAGATGAATTGATTACATTGATGGCGACAAGCGAACGCCTCATCGACTATTTGGACATGCCGATTCAGCACATCAGCGACCGGATACTCTCATCTATGGGCCGAAAGCTGGACCGGGCGGGTCATCACGACCTGATCCAACGGCTCAGAAAGGCGATGCCTGATCTAATCCTGCGGACCACCGTGATGGTCGGCTACCCGGGCGAGGGGGAATCGGAATTTACAGAACTTCTGGATTATATCGAGGAAGTCCGGTTTGACCGGCTCGGTGCCTTTGTCTATTCACCGGAACCGGAAACCAGGGCGGGGAAGCTGGGGCCGATGGTTCCGGAAGAAGAGGGGCAGCGGAGATTTGATATCCTCATGGAGACTCAGCGAAAGATCTCAAGGAGTCATCTTTCGGGCTATATCGGGAAGGAGCTCTCGGTTCTTGTCTGCGGTGCGTATGCCGACCCGCCGGACCTGTATGTGGGGAGGTTTTTCGGTCAGGCGCCGGATATAGACGGGCAGGTGCTGTTTACGGGAGAGGGGTGTGAACTGGGAGACCTGGTCAGGGTACGTATTACCGATTCGGATGATTATGATCTGACGGGAATCGTGGTTGAGGATACACTCGATATCTGA